Proteins co-encoded in one Kutzneria chonburiensis genomic window:
- a CDS encoding aminoglycoside phosphotransferase family protein yields the protein MSDLLDVAAAVLPGQSLRGAFVSQGGSHHAVVIPDVAVVRIARKPTAVSLLPRRTELLRRLALMDLPFAVPTPLTDVVSISGYTAVALSWLPGTALPRGTAVDPASLAGLLDALRGIDLADLDGLLGEPHEYAGGSRWPSLMLDEVIPRLPSSVRPDARRRISAALALPPVTPSLVHNDLAGENMHWSPDHRLIGVLDWDLAQPFDPAIDVACLGWYGWPTIAAAVPSSTMDRARVWYRTFGLEQVAFAVLNGESPASIAQRCTTAAAWLERTAS from the coding sequence ATGTCTGACTTGCTCGACGTCGCCGCCGCCGTGCTGCCCGGCCAGTCCCTCCGCGGCGCTTTCGTCTCCCAGGGCGGTTCTCACCACGCCGTGGTGATCCCCGACGTCGCCGTCGTCCGCATCGCCCGCAAGCCCACCGCCGTGTCGTTGTTGCCTCGGCGCACGGAGTTGTTGCGGCGCTTGGCTCTCATGGACCTACCCTTCGCCGTCCCCACGCCGTTGACCGATGTCGTCTCGATCTCCGGCTACACAGCCGTTGCCCTCTCCTGGCTGCCCGGAACCGCCTTGCCCCGTGGCACCGCCGTCGACCCCGCTTCGTTGGCCGGACTGTTGGATGCGTTGCGGGGCATAGACCTCGCCGACCTGGACGGCCTGCTCGGCGAGCCCCACGAGTACGCCGGCGGTTCCCGATGGCCTTCGCTCATGCTCGACGAGGTCATCCCTCGCCTGCCCTCTTCCGTCCGCCCCGACGCCCGTCGTCGCATCTCAGCCGCTTTGGCTCTGCCTCCCGTCACGCCTTCCCTCGTGCACAACGACCTGGCCGGCGAGAACATGCACTGGTCGCCCGATCACCGTCTGATCGGCGTGCTCGACTGGGACCTCGCCCAGCCCTTCGACCCCGCCATCGACGTCGCCTGCCTGGGTTGGTACGGCTGGCCCACCATCGCCGCGGCGGTGCCTTCGTCCACTATGGACCGCGCCAGGGTCTGGTACCGCACCTTCGGTCTCGAGCAGGTCGCCTTCGCCGTCCTCAACGGCGAGTCGCCCGCGTCCATCGCCCAGCGCTGCACCACCGCCGCCGCTTGGCTCGAGCGCACCGCCTCCTAA
- a CDS encoding SEC-C metal-binding domain-containing protein, producing MEKLGGNDPCPCGSGRRFQALLPSARQVRRHAGPLLRPRLN from the coding sequence ATCGAGAAGCTTGGCGGCAACGACCCTTGCCCGTGCGGTTCCGGGCGGCGTTTTCAAGCGCTGCTGCCGTCCGCTCGGCAGGTTCGACGACACGCTGGGCCACTACTACGTCCACGACTGAATTGA
- a CDS encoding IclR family transcriptional regulator: MSSEFDDQDDIADEIGDELVSGEADDGPRALPRGIRPLLVLGKIRQIIEVFAPDRPELTFLEIRKATGLPASTCQRLVANMVAEQFLDRHGDRYRIGLRFGYWASPAGAGMDVSEVVRPALEWLRDATGETSCLYRREGDVRVCVAMAETYHAIRREMYVGKLMPLHAGSASRVLLAWDESIVDSVLDRALERFTTTTVTDAALLRALLAQTRHQGYAVTFEERDPGAASVSAPVFGPGRVLVGALGISGPTMRISTQQSAEWAPSSCVPPNRLPASSAASSPPPAPPPPPSPHALPTWRCVPHRKRMWRSSVTRWGC; this comes from the coding sequence GTGAGCAGCGAGTTCGACGACCAGGACGACATCGCCGACGAGATCGGCGACGAGCTGGTGTCGGGGGAGGCCGACGACGGGCCGCGGGCGCTGCCGCGGGGGATCCGGCCGCTGCTGGTGCTGGGCAAGATCCGGCAGATCATCGAGGTGTTCGCGCCGGACCGGCCGGAGCTGACCTTCCTGGAGATCCGCAAGGCGACCGGGCTGCCGGCCAGCACGTGCCAGCGGCTGGTGGCCAACATGGTGGCCGAGCAGTTCCTCGACCGGCACGGCGACCGCTACCGGATCGGCCTGCGCTTCGGCTACTGGGCCTCGCCGGCCGGGGCGGGCATGGACGTGAGCGAGGTGGTTCGCCCGGCGCTGGAGTGGCTGCGGGACGCCACCGGGGAGACCTCGTGCCTGTACCGGCGGGAGGGTGACGTCCGGGTCTGCGTGGCGATGGCCGAGACGTACCACGCCATCCGGCGTGAGATGTACGTCGGCAAGCTGATGCCGCTGCACGCAGGCTCGGCCAGCCGGGTCCTGCTGGCGTGGGACGAGTCCATTGTGGACTCAGTGTTGGACCGCGCGTTGGAGCGGTTCACCACCACCACGGTAACCGACGCCGCGCTGCTGCGGGCCTTGCTGGCGCAGACGCGGCACCAGGGCTACGCCGTGACGTTCGAGGAACGCGACCCCGGCGCCGCGTCCGTATCGGCCCCCGTGTTCGGGCCGGGCCGGGTGCTGGTCGGGGCCTTGGGCATCAGCGGCCCGACGATGCGCATCTCCACCCAGCAGAGCGCCGAGTGGGCCCCCTCGTCGTGCGTGCCGCCCAACAGGCTACCCGCCTCCTCGGCGGCCAGTAGCCCTCCTCCCGCCCCACCGCCGCCTCCTTCGCCACATGCGCTTCCTACTTGGCGCTGTGTGCCACATAGGAAGCGCATGTGGCGAAGCAGTGTCACTCGATGGGGTTGCTGA
- a CDS encoding hydroxymethylglutaryl-CoA lyase, translated as MNDVLVRDVTLRDGLQLVSTLLPTADKVDLVRFLLSCGLPTLEIGAVVRRVPTMADTVDVVAALDSSELDRCWVLVPNVTGARLAVEAGVRQIQYVLSVSPSHNKANVGCDVEQSLDGLAAAVVLGSKHGVRVQLALATAFTCPFEGATPEDAVLAVVSDARTAGVDSVVLCDTIGQAVPADVTSLTAAVCAVADEVWFHGHDTWGLGVANTFAAIDAGAVAVDASLGGLGGCPFAPGASGNTALEDVVYALRPSWLSQDGFRQLVARGRDLVVQLGEPSRSRAAEGAARSPGTHPWALG; from the coding sequence GTGAACGACGTCTTGGTGCGGGATGTGACATTGCGGGACGGCTTGCAGCTGGTGTCCACGCTCCTGCCGACCGCCGACAAGGTCGACCTCGTGCGATTCCTGCTGTCGTGTGGCCTGCCGACGTTGGAGATCGGCGCGGTCGTGCGGCGCGTGCCGACGATGGCCGACACGGTGGACGTCGTTGCCGCGCTGGACAGCTCGGAGTTGGATCGCTGCTGGGTGCTCGTGCCGAATGTGACAGGTGCTCGGCTGGCGGTTGAGGCCGGCGTGCGGCAGATTCAGTACGTGCTGTCCGTTTCACCGTCACACAACAAGGCCAACGTCGGCTGCGATGTCGAACAGAGCCTCGACGGCCTCGCCGCCGCCGTCGTGCTCGGGTCAAAGCACGGGGTGAGGGTGCAGTTGGCGCTGGCCACGGCTTTCACGTGTCCCTTCGAGGGCGCGACGCCGGAGGACGCCGTGCTGGCCGTTGTCTCGGACGCCCGAACCGCCGGCGTGGACAGCGTTGTCCTGTGCGACACCATCGGGCAGGCCGTGCCGGCTGACGTCACCAGCCTCACCGCGGCGGTATGCGCGGTGGCCGACGAGGTGTGGTTCCACGGGCATGACACGTGGGGTTTGGGCGTGGCCAACACTTTCGCCGCTATCGACGCCGGGGCCGTTGCCGTCGATGCGTCACTGGGTGGGCTCGGCGGCTGCCCGTTCGCGCCGGGGGCGAGTGGCAACACCGCCTTGGAGGACGTTGTCTACGCGCTGCGGCCTTCGTGGCTCAGCCAGGACGGATTCCGCCAGTTGGTGGCACGCGGGCGAGATCTGGTTGTGCAGCTCGGCGAGCCGTCACGGAGCCGGGCCGCCGAGGGTGCGGCGCGGTCGCCCGGCACGCACCCGTGGGCGCTCGGATGA
- a CDS encoding VOC family protein, whose product MRIDRLDHLVLTVASIEASVAFYTGVLGMEAVTFRGGRTALVFGSAKINLHEAGREFTPRARRPTPGSADLCFIVDDPVEHIVRELGSLIEEGPVERTGAGGPIVSIYLRDPDQNLIELSNPIE is encoded by the coding sequence ATGAGGATCGACCGGCTTGATCATCTGGTGCTCACCGTCGCCTCCATCGAGGCTTCCGTTGCCTTCTACACCGGCGTGTTGGGCATGGAGGCCGTCACTTTTCGCGGCGGCCGGACGGCGCTCGTGTTCGGATCTGCCAAGATCAACCTGCATGAGGCCGGGCGGGAGTTCACCCCCAGGGCCCGGCGGCCCACGCCCGGCAGCGCCGACCTGTGCTTCATCGTCGACGACCCCGTCGAGCACATCGTGCGTGAGCTAGGCTCGCTGATCGAGGAGGGGCCAGTGGAGCGAACCGGCGCCGGGGGCCCGATTGTGAGTATCTACCTCCGCGACCCCGACCAGAACCTCATCGAGCTCAGCAACCCCATCGAGTGA
- a CDS encoding MFS transporter, with translation MLDGRSARTRVAQRLDDLPVTRTHVRVVLAVGLGLFFDMYEVFLAGTVSTALTSKFGLSGSGLALVLASAFLGMFVGAFFVSRLADKLGRRRLFLFSLLWYSLFSLLGAFSPNAVIVVVCRFLAGIGVGAEYPVSDTYLSDVLPASSRGRLAAWAYTCSFLAVPVLGFLSLGLATKAPLGIDGWRWLLAIGAAGAIGVLVLRRRLPESPRWLESVGRYDEAETAYQQFAQAQPLRRQPSPSPFTATKAAEPGQPLTTAALAKQPYRGRMVMLGAFHLLQTFGYYGFGTLAVLVLATRGFTVQHSLLYTALSFLGYPIGSLLSVPLIHRVERKFLVIGSVLAMAVVGILFATAGSPALIVAAGFAFTAVSNIFSNAYHIYQAEIFPTELRASATGWTYSLSRLATGAMPFVLLPLLGSGGPAVVFTVVAAALALVAVDIAVLGPRTSGRSVEAINPR, from the coding sequence ATGCTCGACGGACGATCGGCCCGGACCCGGGTGGCCCAGCGGTTGGACGACCTACCGGTGACCCGGACCCACGTGCGGGTGGTGCTCGCGGTCGGCCTCGGGCTGTTCTTCGACATGTACGAGGTGTTCCTCGCCGGCACCGTCAGCACTGCCCTCACCTCGAAGTTCGGCCTGTCCGGCAGTGGACTCGCACTCGTGCTGGCCTCGGCCTTCCTCGGCATGTTCGTCGGCGCGTTCTTCGTGTCCCGGCTGGCCGACAAGCTCGGCCGCCGCCGGCTGTTCCTGTTCAGCCTGCTCTGGTACTCCCTGTTCTCGCTGCTCGGCGCGTTCAGCCCGAACGCGGTGATCGTCGTGGTCTGCCGCTTCCTGGCCGGCATCGGCGTCGGTGCGGAGTACCCGGTCTCGGACACGTACCTGAGCGACGTGCTGCCGGCCAGTTCCCGCGGCCGGCTCGCCGCCTGGGCGTACACCTGCTCCTTCCTGGCCGTGCCGGTGCTGGGCTTCCTGTCCCTCGGCCTGGCCACGAAGGCCCCGCTGGGCATCGACGGCTGGCGCTGGCTGCTGGCCATCGGCGCGGCCGGCGCGATCGGCGTGCTGGTGCTGCGCCGCCGGCTGCCGGAGTCGCCGCGCTGGCTGGAAAGCGTGGGCCGGTACGACGAGGCCGAGACCGCCTACCAGCAGTTCGCGCAGGCCCAGCCGCTGCGCCGGCAGCCGAGCCCGTCGCCGTTCACGGCGACCAAGGCCGCCGAACCGGGCCAGCCGCTGACCACCGCCGCACTGGCCAAGCAGCCCTACCGCGGCCGGATGGTCATGCTCGGCGCGTTCCACCTGCTCCAGACCTTCGGCTACTACGGCTTCGGCACGCTCGCCGTGCTCGTGCTGGCCACGCGTGGCTTCACCGTGCAGCATTCGCTGCTGTACACCGCGCTGTCGTTCCTCGGCTACCCGATCGGCTCGCTGCTGTCGGTGCCGCTGATCCACCGGGTCGAGCGCAAGTTCCTGGTGATCGGTTCGGTGCTCGCGATGGCCGTGGTCGGCATCCTCTTCGCCACGGCCGGCTCGCCCGCGCTCATCGTGGCCGCCGGCTTCGCGTTCACTGCCGTCAGCAACATCTTCTCCAACGCGTACCACATCTATCAGGCCGAGATCTTCCCCACGGAACTGCGTGCGTCGGCCACCGGCTGGACGTACTCGCTGTCCCGGCTGGCCACCGGCGCGATGCCGTTCGTGCTGCTGCCGCTGCTGGGCAGTGGCGGTCCGGCCGTCGTGTTCACGGTGGTCGCGGCCGCGCTGGCACTGGTGGCCGTGGACATCGCGGTGCTCGGTCCGCGGACCTCGGGCCGGTCGGTGGAGGCGATCAATCCTCGCTGA
- a CDS encoding SDR family NAD(P)-dependent oxidoreductase, with translation MTAILITGANKGLGLATARQLVSAGHKVFLGSRDAARGLRAANDVGAMPVQLDVTDDASVAAAAEVVAAAGGLDVLINNAGIQAEMSSTGVLGAGEHTGDIMRTTLETNVIGPVRVLHAFLPLLQQSSAPVVVNVSSGLASLASLSDPSFQGYGYPGVAYPTSKAALNMITVQYAKAFPGMRINSVEPGFTKTDLNHNTGHQSVEDGAAVIIGLALIGPDGPTGGYFDANGPLPW, from the coding sequence ATGACGGCAATCCTGATCACCGGCGCGAACAAGGGTCTCGGGCTGGCGACCGCCCGCCAGCTCGTGTCCGCCGGGCACAAGGTCTTCCTCGGCAGCCGGGACGCGGCCCGCGGCCTTCGCGCCGCCAACGACGTCGGGGCCATGCCCGTGCAGCTCGACGTCACCGACGACGCCTCCGTGGCGGCCGCCGCCGAGGTCGTCGCCGCGGCCGGCGGGCTCGACGTACTGATCAACAACGCCGGCATCCAGGCCGAGATGAGCTCCACCGGTGTCCTCGGCGCCGGCGAGCACACCGGCGACATCATGCGGACCACCTTGGAGACCAACGTCATCGGTCCCGTCCGGGTGTTGCACGCCTTCCTGCCGCTGCTCCAGCAGTCGTCCGCCCCCGTCGTCGTCAACGTCAGCAGCGGCCTTGCCTCCCTGGCCAGCCTCAGCGACCCGTCGTTCCAGGGCTACGGCTATCCCGGCGTCGCCTACCCCACCTCCAAGGCCGCCCTGAACATGATCACCGTCCAGTACGCCAAGGCCTTCCCCGGCATGCGGATCAACTCCGTCGAGCCCGGTTTCACCAAGACCGACCTCAACCACAACACCGGCCACCAGTCCGTCGAGGACGGCGCCGCCGTCATCATCGGTCTGGCCCTCATCGGGCCCGACGGCCCCACCGGCGGCTACTTCGACGCCAACGGTCCCCTGCCCTGGTGA
- a CDS encoding CaiB/BaiF CoA transferase family protein → MSGIRVLELGNYIAAPTAGRLLADFGADVIKVERPAGGDELRRWRLVDGDTSLLYRTINRGKRSVTVDLRSDVGRKIALELAAQCDVVLENFRPGTLERWGLGPDDLKAVKPDIVLVRISAYGQNGPYRDRPGFGAIAEAVGGLRELTGDADRLPARTGVSLADSVAGLYAVIGAVMCLLRKEGGTVDVALHEAVFSLTESLLPDYEAFGVRRERLGGRMEGVAPSNAYACADGTVIIAGNGDSIFRRFMGVIGRPDLADDPLLASNDGRWARRDELDFAIGQWTRQHDIAFVLNALEDAGVPAGRIYQASDIARDPQYRARGMVQRFDVPGLDSPVGFPGVVPRIDDETAEIRSLGPDLGAHTREVLGGLLDFTADQIDGLYAEEVL, encoded by the coding sequence ATGAGCGGTATCCGGGTGCTGGAGCTGGGCAACTACATCGCGGCGCCGACCGCCGGCCGGCTGCTGGCCGACTTCGGCGCCGACGTGATCAAGGTGGAGCGGCCGGCCGGCGGCGACGAGCTGCGGCGGTGGCGGCTGGTCGACGGCGACACCTCGCTGCTGTACCGGACCATCAACCGCGGCAAGCGATCCGTCACGGTGGACCTGCGCAGCGACGTGGGCCGCAAGATCGCGCTGGAGCTGGCCGCGCAGTGCGACGTGGTGCTGGAGAACTTCCGGCCGGGCACGCTGGAGCGCTGGGGACTCGGACCGGACGACCTCAAGGCGGTGAAGCCGGACATCGTGCTGGTGCGGATCTCCGCCTACGGCCAGAACGGCCCGTACCGCGACCGGCCGGGCTTCGGCGCGATCGCCGAGGCGGTCGGCGGCCTGCGCGAGCTGACCGGTGACGCCGACCGGCTGCCGGCTCGTACGGGCGTCAGCCTGGCCGACTCGGTGGCCGGCCTGTACGCCGTGATCGGGGCGGTGATGTGCTTGCTACGCAAGGAAGGCGGCACCGTGGACGTCGCGCTGCACGAGGCGGTGTTCAGCCTGACTGAGTCGTTGCTGCCGGACTACGAGGCTTTCGGCGTGCGGCGGGAACGCCTCGGCGGCCGCATGGAGGGCGTCGCGCCGAGCAACGCCTATGCCTGCGCCGACGGCACGGTCATCATCGCCGGCAACGGGGATTCGATCTTCCGGCGGTTCATGGGCGTGATCGGCCGGCCGGACCTGGCCGACGACCCGCTGCTGGCCAGCAACGACGGCCGCTGGGCCCGTCGCGACGAGCTCGACTTCGCCATCGGCCAGTGGACCCGGCAGCACGACATCGCGTTCGTGCTGAACGCGCTGGAGGACGCGGGTGTGCCGGCCGGGCGGATCTACCAGGCGTCGGACATCGCGCGCGACCCGCAGTACCGGGCGCGCGGCATGGTGCAGCGGTTCGACGTGCCCGGGCTCGACTCGCCCGTCGGGTTCCCCGGTGTGGTGCCGAGGATCGACGACGAGACGGCCGAGATCCGTTCGCTGGGGCCGGATCTCGGTGCGCACACTCGTGAGGTGCTGGGCGGGCTGCTCGATTTCACCGCCGACCAGATCGACGGTCTCTACGCCGAGGAGGTGCTGTGA
- a CDS encoding erythromycin esterase family protein: MHPLRTLDPADEDFSDLEPLREIVGDARVVAIGESAHRTHEFYDLRHRLTRFLVRELGFGAFVMESGFAEGLAVNSWISDGGDLDAVLEHGITYHFGRCEEMREHLPWLREHGVRFYGMDISGYSASAVPAIEACLPLLDEVDPAYAKVVRETLLPLFDYLPTDRTGRAWAAPALQAYMALGSDLRYEITARIGSFAERLHTMRVDYAASADRDRVELALHCATMARHTDAFCAAMPEGATRTYPGANIRDFAMAETVEWILKRESRIVITAHNGHVQRCPLWAPPVINDRLTTVGHQLTHVLGDELVVIGSAFGGGTLELYRPLLDGPPGHVEVFNETVGPFEPSTVDAALGGLPLSLTDLRREPVAATHIMNGAAAHPIEPNAFDAVVYIDSVTPWHRLPGA, translated from the coding sequence ATGCATCCGCTTCGTACGCTCGATCCGGCCGACGAGGACTTCAGCGACCTGGAACCGCTGCGGGAGATCGTCGGCGACGCCCGCGTGGTGGCCATCGGCGAGAGCGCGCACCGGACCCACGAGTTCTACGACCTGCGCCACCGGCTGACCCGATTCCTGGTGCGGGAGCTGGGTTTCGGGGCTTTTGTCATGGAGTCCGGCTTCGCCGAGGGGCTGGCCGTGAACTCGTGGATCAGCGACGGCGGTGACCTCGATGCCGTGCTGGAGCACGGGATCACCTACCACTTCGGCCGCTGCGAGGAGATGCGCGAGCACCTGCCGTGGCTGCGCGAGCACGGGGTTCGCTTCTACGGCATGGACATCTCCGGCTACAGCGCGTCGGCCGTCCCGGCGATCGAAGCCTGTCTACCGCTGCTGGACGAGGTCGATCCCGCCTATGCCAAGGTCGTTCGCGAGACCCTGCTGCCGCTGTTCGACTACCTGCCGACCGATCGCACCGGTCGGGCGTGGGCGGCCCCGGCGCTCCAGGCGTACATGGCTCTTGGCTCCGATCTGCGGTACGAGATCACCGCCCGGATCGGGTCGTTCGCCGAGCGGCTGCACACCATGCGGGTCGACTACGCCGCCAGCGCGGACCGCGACCGGGTCGAGCTGGCCCTGCACTGCGCGACCATGGCCCGCCACACCGACGCCTTCTGCGCCGCCATGCCCGAGGGGGCCACTCGCACATATCCCGGCGCCAACATCCGCGACTTCGCCATGGCCGAGACCGTGGAGTGGATCCTCAAGCGCGAGTCCCGGATTGTCATCACTGCCCACAACGGTCACGTGCAGCGGTGTCCGCTGTGGGCGCCACCGGTTATCAACGACAGGTTGACCACGGTCGGCCATCAGCTGACCCACGTGCTCGGCGACGAACTCGTGGTCATCGGCTCGGCCTTCGGCGGCGGCACCCTGGAGCTGTACCGTCCGCTGCTGGACGGCCCGCCCGGGCATGTCGAGGTGTTCAACGAGACCGTCGGACCGTTCGAACCGTCCACTGTGGACGCCGCGCTCGGCGGCCTGCCGTTGTCCCTCACCGACCTACGCCGTGAGCCCGTGGCCGCCACCCACATCATGAACGGCGCGGCGGCCCACCCCATCGAACCGAACGCCTTCGACGCCGTGGTCTACATCGACTCCGTCACGCCCTGGCACCGGCTTCCCGGCGCATGA
- a CDS encoding TetR/AcrR family transcriptional regulator: protein MVTAEFQRARRPEHKEQRREAILAAARVLATRDGVRTVTLGDIAAEVGVHKSALLRYFETREEIYLQLTAEGWQEWTEALRIALADAEPTPSGGSAVITSTLAARPLFCDLLAHAPLNLERNVSLETVRAFKVATLDRVAAISQLLSDALPGLGPDGGRKAVAAVSSLAATFWQVSHPPETLARFYAEQPDGGHSLTDFPRRLEELTTAVLAGLTAST, encoded by the coding sequence GTGGTCACAGCGGAGTTCCAGCGGGCGCGCCGGCCCGAGCACAAGGAGCAGCGGCGCGAGGCGATCCTGGCGGCGGCGCGGGTGCTGGCCACTCGGGACGGCGTGCGGACGGTGACCCTCGGGGACATCGCGGCCGAGGTCGGTGTGCACAAATCGGCGCTGCTGCGGTACTTCGAGACCCGCGAGGAGATCTACCTCCAGCTGACCGCCGAGGGCTGGCAGGAGTGGACCGAGGCGCTGCGGATTGCCCTGGCCGACGCCGAACCCACGCCGTCAGGAGGGTCGGCGGTGATCACGTCGACCCTGGCGGCCCGGCCGCTGTTCTGCGACCTGCTGGCCCACGCGCCGCTCAACCTGGAGCGGAACGTGTCACTGGAGACCGTGCGGGCGTTCAAGGTCGCCACGCTGGACCGGGTGGCCGCGATCAGCCAGCTGCTGAGCGACGCCCTGCCCGGACTGGGCCCGGACGGCGGACGCAAGGCCGTCGCTGCGGTGAGCTCGCTGGCCGCGACGTTCTGGCAGGTCTCGCATCCGCCGGAGACGTTGGCCCGGTTCTACGCCGAGCAGCCCGACGGCGGGCACTCCCTCACGGACTTCCCGCGCCGGCTGGAGGAGCTGACCACCGCCGTGCTCGCCGGACTGACGGCGTCAACCTGA
- a CDS encoding AfsR/SARP family transcriptional regulator, translating into MQIRVLGTVEAQVGDELVALGPRQRRLVLGVLAWEANRVVTVDRLIVLVWPDDPPRSAAHAVRVAVSDLRARLPVDIETHGTGYLLRCDPLMVDVHRFLSLVAQARKTADDRARLGLLDEALGLWRGPVLADVASDRTRDLLASGVEETRLVAVEDRVEALLGLGGHRDVVEELLGLVDLHPTRERLVGQLMLALYRSGRAGQALDVFRRTRAYLADELGIDPGAGLRRLELAILQNDEELDLPVVSTALVGRRHELAMLGEWRAKALSGRTTVVLLEGAAGIGKSTLLDEFSRGIRVLRGQGVAEEGAPAYWPWRQVFRQWLAETDAGVAAEVLGEAADKIGRIVPELGRPADAERSAEERFALFDEVTALVGRMAAGGLVIVLDDLHWADPASLLLFSHLARGARDVPLLLVGAYRPYELRQARDTLAEITRLGGAIRLELPGLSADEVALQLTAELGRPCEPAEAAVITTRTGGNPLFVREIGRLRRADPRASISEVPTGARDAIRQYLSVLSRLVEHCSPRPRCSRWTSTR; encoded by the coding sequence GTGCAGATCCGGGTGCTGGGCACGGTCGAAGCCCAAGTCGGCGACGAGCTCGTGGCGCTCGGACCGCGGCAGCGACGGCTGGTGCTCGGCGTGCTGGCCTGGGAAGCCAACCGGGTGGTGACGGTCGACCGGCTGATCGTCCTGGTCTGGCCCGACGACCCGCCGCGCTCCGCGGCCCATGCGGTCCGCGTGGCGGTGTCCGACCTGCGGGCGCGGCTGCCCGTGGACATCGAGACGCACGGGACCGGCTACCTGCTGCGCTGTGACCCGCTCATGGTCGACGTGCACCGGTTCCTTTCCCTGGTTGCGCAGGCCCGCAAGACCGCCGACGACCGGGCGCGGCTCGGGCTGCTGGACGAGGCGCTGGGCCTGTGGCGGGGCCCGGTGCTGGCCGACGTCGCCTCGGATCGCACCCGCGACCTGCTCGCTTCCGGCGTCGAGGAGACGCGCCTGGTGGCCGTTGAGGACCGGGTCGAGGCGTTGCTCGGTCTCGGCGGGCATCGGGACGTCGTCGAGGAGCTGCTGGGCCTCGTCGACCTCCACCCGACCCGGGAGCGGCTGGTCGGGCAGCTGATGCTGGCGCTCTACCGCAGCGGCCGGGCCGGCCAGGCCTTGGACGTCTTCCGGCGCACGCGGGCGTATCTGGCCGACGAGCTGGGCATCGATCCCGGTGCCGGGCTGCGGCGGCTGGAGCTGGCCATCCTCCAGAACGACGAGGAGCTGGACCTGCCGGTCGTGTCCACGGCCCTGGTCGGCCGGCGGCACGAGCTGGCCATGCTGGGGGAGTGGCGGGCCAAGGCCCTGTCGGGCCGGACGACGGTCGTGCTGCTGGAAGGCGCCGCCGGCATCGGCAAGAGCACGCTGTTGGACGAATTCTCGCGTGGCATCAGGGTTTTGCGGGGTCAGGGCGTGGCCGAGGAGGGTGCGCCGGCGTACTGGCCGTGGCGGCAGGTCTTCCGGCAGTGGCTGGCCGAGACCGATGCCGGTGTGGCCGCCGAGGTGCTGGGCGAGGCGGCCGACAAGATCGGCCGGATCGTGCCGGAGCTGGGGCGGCCGGCCGACGCGGAACGGTCGGCCGAGGAGCGCTTCGCGCTGTTCGACGAGGTCACGGCGCTGGTCGGCCGGATGGCCGCCGGCGGGCTGGTGATCGTGCTCGACGACCTGCACTGGGCCGACCCGGCGTCGCTGCTGCTGTTCAGCCACCTTGCCCGCGGGGCAAGGGATGTTCCGCTGCTGCTCGTCGGGGCGTACCGGCCGTACGAGTTGCGGCAGGCCCGCGACACCCTGGCCGAGATCACCCGGCTCGGCGGGGCGATCCGCCTCGAGCTGCCCGGGCTCTCGGCCGACGAGGTCGCCTTGCAGCTGACCGCCGAGCTCGGCCGCCCCTGCGAACCAGCCGAGGCCGCGGTGATCACCACCCGAACCGGCGGGAACCCGTTGTTCGTCCGGGAAATCGGCCGGCTCCGGCGCGCCGATCCACGGGCGTCGATCAGCGAGGTGCCGACCGGCGCCCGGGACGCGATCCGCCAGTACCTCAGCGTGCTCTCCCGCCTTGTCGAGCACTGCTCGCCACGGCCGCGGTGCTCTCGGTGGACATCGACCCGGTGA